In Microvirga sp. 17 mud 1-3, the genomic window TATATCGAGGGTATGGCAACGCTTCGAGACTTCATCACTAACCGCAGAGCGGAGATCAAACAGGAGATCGCCCGGCTTAGGACTGAGCTGCGGGAGCTCGATGTCGTCGAAAGCACCCTGAACAATGTGCCATTGCATCAGCCGACTGTTCGCGTATCAGCGACGGTTGTTCCGGGCCGATCTGAAGAAGCATCAAAGACGCTTAAGGAGATGGCGGTCGAAGTTCTGAGTGACCGTCCAGAGGGCGCAGATGCAAACCAGATCCTAAAGGCTATTCACGAGCGTTTTGGAGTTGAGGTGGCGAGGTCAAGCCTTTCGCCACAGCTTAGCCGTTTGGGGCACGAGGGTGTGCTCGAACGCGATAGCTTTATCTGGAAGCTCAGGAAGTTCGCTTCGGCGGCCGTCGAAAGCACGGCGCCGAAAGAGAATGAGCCGTCCAACGAAATGTTGAACGGCTCAGAAACCGGCTCTGAAGACGGGTACCAGCCGTCTGAAGAGCTTTCGTCAGATGCATCGTCCCGCACGGACATTTTTTCGTAGGAGGCAAGCGTGGCTCGGCACCCCACCTGCTTAGGATAAGCCAGCCGCTTCGGCGGCCTAACCTTCCTCGAATTGCTCGGCGCCCATAGGCACCTTACTGACGCACACAATCTATGGTGTCGCCGGGCTCACGTCAACAGTAGTTGAAGGGAGCCGACATGGCCTTCCAACGTCTTTCTATACTCGCGGAGGCATTCTCCGAAACTCAAAAACTCGCAGTCTGGAACAAGGGCACCGTTATCCAGGGCTATGATCCCCGGATCTGGCGCCGAGATATGTGCGGCTACGCGATGAAGTACGACAAGTACGGAGTCTGCGGGGAGTATGGCTGGGAGATCGACCACATTCGCCCTGTTGCGAAGGGTGGCTCTGACGACCTGTTCAATCTCCAGCCGCTGTTCTGGGAAAACAACCGCCGCAAAGGCGATACCTTCCCCTGGTACGGCTGAGGAGTGGCTGCAATGTCAACCTGGCAAGTCGCTCTGGTACGAGAGCAAGGTGTCACCTTCGGGGTTGTGTCCGTCCGCGATAGCGTGATCGACAGCCCCTCCCAGCGTGACGACCTCATTCGGTGGTGGACGATGAAACTCGGCTGCCCCGCCGTTCTGATAGGTGCACAACGACACCGGACCTATGGTCGGCAGGACATTGTGCGGTTCCTTCGGAATGTTCATCCGTCTCAGCTTCCCTGGCGGAAGATGAACGTGGCGTAAGGCCAGCAAGCAACGCCAGCGCGCCCGTCAAGGCTTCAAAAGCCTGGGCGCGTTCGCTCTCGTCGTACGGTAGAAGAGCGTTGGCGCCGCCGCATTCGAGGATAACGCCGCCAGAGATCTCGACCGTAACGCGCATCGCATAAATCCTCTTTGCTGTTACTTTCTATAGCATTGAAGGTTCGGCCCTAGTCGTCGATGAGCCCAGCATACCACTCTGCCATAATCTTAGTTTTCAATTTCGATGCGTTGTCTCGCGAACGCGTCAGGTTATCAATGAGCTCTTTTCGGCCTTCAATGTAGGACTTGATAGGTTCACTGTTCGCAATACTCGGCCCTAGGTTTGTGTATTTGGTGATCTCGGCTTGATTTGCCGCGATCGCCGCGTCCAGCTGCTTTTCCCAAGCATCCAGATCGGAAGTAATTTTCGAAACGTTTTGTCCGGCCACTCTATCTCTCCTCCAAAAATCGGGATGTCCCTAGCTGCTGCTGGATGTAGATGCGTTCCGTCTTAGCCTCACGCCCGGCCCGCCACCATTCTCAGGGATGAACTCGACGCCCGCAGCTTCGAGGGCTCTTCTGATGGCATCGAGGGTGGCGGGAATTGGCTCTGCCCCGGCCTCAAACCGCGTGACCGTGCTGACACCGACATTCGCTTCCCGCGCAAGATCACGCACTCCCCAGCCGAGAGCCGCACGCGCCATTCTGGACTGAACTGCTGTTATCATGAGCATATCGTACTCATGTGACTACATATTGACAAGTTGCTCGATGCGAGCACAGTGTAATCACGTGAAGACAAATTCTCACGTAAAACGGCCGCGCTGGGTCTGATCCACCCAACGCGGCCTAGCCATCAACGCTATCGCTTACGAGCAAGACATGTCTCAGACTATTGGTAGCTCTACCACACAATCCCACCGCACACAGGACCAAACGCATTCGTCAGTGAGCTTTATCATGGCGGAAGCTATCGCCATGAACCGTCTCGCGAATGAGACGGCTCGCCTTGTACAGCGCCTAGAAATCTTAGGCATGGCAACAAGCGATGGGCTGCGCCCTGCCGCAGAGGAAGTGGTCGAGGCCCTTATCAGCTTCCTCGACTACGTGGACGGTGATCCTGACCTAGAGCCGGAAGAGGACGACGAGCACGACGGCCGGGAGCCGGACGAGGACTTCGAAGACGCAGGCGACAACGGCATAGCCGACGCTGGCGAACTAGCCGAGCAGTGGAGCGGCTTCGGGCAGGCCACGAGCGGCGCGGAATGATCCGGTGGCCCGGCTCTAACAATGGGGCCGGGCGACTTCTCCACAGACGAACCCGTTCTTCGTTTGTTCGGCCCCCCAGAAAGTAATTGACTTTCCGATTAGTCGCCATAAGTTATGGAAATTCCAATAGCGGAGGTTTCCAAATGACTATCCCAAATCTCAAAGCCCGCACAGCACTCGCGACTGATCTCGCGTTCGTTAATCGCCAGCGGTTCAACGAAGCGGTTGCCGAGGGCTTTTATCCGTGTGCACCGAAGACCGTCCGCGGCTCGACACGACTGTTTGACGTGAACGACATTGTTACCCTCCGCATCTATGGCCGCCTCCTCGATGAGGGCATGGTGCCACGCTCCGCCGGACTTATGGCCTGCGGGTTGAGAACCCTTCTAGCGCAATATCCTGAGATCGACCGGGCAGTGTATGTCACCAATTCGCTGGGAAGTCCGGTTTGGCTGCGGGCCGAAGACTTTGACCGAGACGCCACGCACATGAGCGGCATAGACATCGTTTCTGTGCGCGAGTGGTTCCTGAAATACACTCGCGAGCGCATCATTCACGAACTTCAGGAAGAAGCGAACATCGTCGGCTCCGATGACGACAACGAGTAATCGGAGCTGGATCGATGAAAGAGCAAACTCAACTCGCTACGGCTGGCACGGCTGAAATCCCTCTTCCGGCTGCCCTTCGCAAGCCGCGCCTCCGTCGCTGGGAGGCGGCGGAGTATTTGGAAACGGTCCACGGCATCACTATTGCCGTGGCGACTCTCGCCAAGCTCGCCAGCGTTGGCGGTGGCCCTGCTTATCACAAGAGCAATCGGACGCCGCTCTATCCCCGTGACGAGCTAGACCGCTGGGCGGCTGAACGGCTCGGCAACCTGATCAACAGCGCATCGGAGCAATAGGAATGGGAGTGGAAACGAAGACCCCTGCCATGGCGGCAACCATCGGCAGGGGCTCTAAGAGCGTGATGCTTGGGAAAGATCACAGGAACAATAAACAGCACAATGCGAGGCTTATGACAAGCCGGACGCTCATTCCTGAGTTTTCCGATGATGGCGCTCTTACCGGCTGGAGTCTCTTTCCCTGCCGTGCCGACGCCCGCGCCTTCCTGCGAGCGGGAGGTGCGAGGTGATCGCACTTTGCAAGGTTCATGCAAACTGGAGGGGCGCACATCCGCGCCTCTTCTATGACGCCTGGGGAGGTGAGCATGGGTAAGCACAAACCCGCCGCTCATGGCACTCCAGCCGCATTCCGTGAAGCCATTGCGGAGAAAGTCGCGCTTGCCCGCCTCTACGCAGAAATGGCCGAAACTCACGCCATGATCGGAGATGACACCGGACTTGGCTATCACCTGGATAAGCTGGTTGCCTATGTCCGATCTGCGGCTTTCGTCTTCGATGATCTGAAGAAATCCAAGAGTAAGAAAGCCGAGGTGTAATGTGCGGCTTGAACATGATCGCTTTGCCGATGTGCCCAACCCTATGGGCGCATCTGAACCGAACGGTTCCATTCCCTATCACGACGTAAACCCGCCGGCTGAGAAACTAGCGAAAGTCGCAAAGAAAGAATGGCCATTCCGGCTCACTGAACGCGGCGTGGAGAAGCGTATTGAGGCACGTGACAAGGAACTCGGCATCACAACTGTGGAGTGGCGCTGGTTCTGTTCACGTCTTGAAGTGTCCGCTGAAACGCGATCTTCCGAGGGTGAGGAATGGGGTCGCCTGCTTTCCGTGACGGATCGTGACGGCCGCGTGAAGACCTGGGCAATGCCCATGTCAATGCTGGCCGGCGACGGCACGGCCTATCGTGAACGCCTCCTCTCTCTCGGCCTGATCATGGCACCGGGCAAGTTCGCCCGCGATGCTCTGCACGAATACATCAGCACCGCCCAGCCTGGTGATAAGGCGCGATGCGTCGGACGCCTCGGCTGGGAGCTGGAAACCTTTGTTCTGCCGAATGGCGCAATCGGAGATCACTCCAATGGGTGAGCGTATCGTTTTTCAGGCATCCGGCGCGGTGGATCATGCCTTCCGTGTGAGCGGTGAGCTGAAGGACCGGCAGGACGAGGTTGCCCGCTATGCCGTCGGCAACTCGCGCCTGGTGCTGGCAATCTCAACAGCCTTTGCCGCGCCTCTTCTCTATCCTACGGATTCGGAGTCCGGTGGCCTTCACTTTCGAGGCGGATCGAGCACCGGGAAGACAACGGCATTGACTGTAGCCGGATCTGTATGGGGTGGTGGTGTCCGTGGTTTTGTTCGTACCTGGCGCGCCACGTCGAACGGGCTTGAAGGTATTTGCGCCATTCACTGCGACTCTCTTCTGTGCTTGGACGAGCTCGGACAGGTTGACGGCCGGGAAGCTGGCGCGATTGCTTACATGCTGTCGAACGGCATCGGCAAAAGCCGCGCCAACCGCAACGGTGAGGCGCGCCCGGCGGCTCAATGGCGGTTGTTGTTTCTGTCGAGTGGCGAGGTTGGCCTTGCGGACAAGATCGCGGAAGATGGGCGCGGGCGGCGCGTTGCAGCGGGTCAGCAAGTCCGTGTCGTCGATATTCTGGCCGATGCTGGTGCCGGCATGGGGATCTTCGAAAACCTCCATGGTTTTGAGAGCGCCGATGCTTTCGCACGCTACCTGAAAACCGCAACGAATAAGTTCTACGGCAGCGCCTGCCGGGAGTTCCTCACCCATCTTACGAGGGACTTCAAGGGTATCGCCCCTGTCGTCATTGGCCTGCGAGACGAGTTCCTGACTGCATACTGTCCCAAGGATGCCGATGGACAGGTTAGCAGGGTAGCGGCCCGGTTTGGATTGGTTGCCGGCGGCGGTGAGATGGCGGCCACATTCGGCGTTCTGCCATGGAGCCGTGGAGAGGCAACAAGAGCTGCAGCACGGTGCTTTCAGGACTGGCTTGCCGCACGTGGCGGCGTCGAGCCTGCGGAGGAGCGGGAGGCGATTGCGAGAGTGAGGCACTTTATCGAGCTGCACGGCACGTCCCGCTTCGCGCCAATGGGCAATCTTGTGCCAACCGACAGCATCGGCAGCCCGGTAGAATTGCGCATCAACAACCGTGTTGGCTTCAGGCGGCGGACTGATAGCGGCGGCATTGAGTATCTTGTTCTGCCTCAGTCCTGGCAGTCCGAGGTCTGTGCCGGAATGGATGCCGGAGCTGTCGCAAAGGTGCTCAGCAATCGCGGGATGCTGAAGCGCGGCTCTGGTGGGAAGATGCAAACCGTTGCACGTGTTCCCGGCTTCGACAAGGCCGTAAGGGTCTACCTGCTCACGCCGCAACTCTTTGCCGATGACCAAGCCGCCGAACCTGAATACGACTTCGGCTGATGAGGACGAACCCATGAAGGCTTATGACCTCCTCGACGCCCTCGCCCGCAAGATCGGCGTTACACCTGTTACACCTCCCCACCATCGAGGTGTAACAGGTGGCGTAACCAGAAATAAGAAATTAAATCAGCTACTTAGGAAACGCGCTACACCCGTTACACCTGTTACACCTCAAAATGATAATGGCTGGGACGAAAACGACTGGCAGATGGCTTTCGAGGAACGGGCTGCGATCCTCGAATATGATGGCGGACACTCCCGGCAGGAAGCTGAGCGTTTAGCACGTGAAGAAATTAATAATACGCGCGCAAGTTACTGAAATACCGTGACAATTCCAGCATATTTAAGTCACATCTTCTAGCCATCTATTCTTTGACTTACTTCCTTATTGGCCGATCTTCGCCTTGTAACGCGCAAGGCGACAATGATCGAAAAGCTCAAAGGTCTGTTTCGACCTGAAACGAAATCTTCCCTGGCCAATCCCTCGGCCGAGTTACTTGCTCTTTTCGGTGCAACCCCAACCGCATCCGGCACAGTTGTCACCGCTGAGAGCGCGATGCGCTGCGCGACGGTTTACGCCAGCGTTAAGGTAATTGCCGAAAGCGTGGCTCAACTTCCGCTTCATCTGTACCGCCGCACCGAAGGCGGCGGGAAGGAACGTGCCGCCGATCATCCGCTTTCTGAACTCCTGCACGATCAGCCGAACGAGTGGACGAGTTCTTTCGAGTTCCGGTTGTTCATGCAGACGGCCCTTTGCCTTCACGGCAACGCCTATGCCTTCATCAACCGGACGAATGGCCGGCTCTTCGAGCTTATCCCTATCCCGTCGTCGTGCGTGACCGTCGAAGTCGATCCGGTGACGATGGAGCCTTCCTATAAGGTTTCGTCTGGTGATGACAGCCAGCGTGTCTATGACCGAACCGAAATCTTCCATCTGAAGACGCTGGGCACTTCACCGCACATCGGCCTTTCGCCCATCTCTCAGATGCGGGAGGCTATCGGCCTGGCGCTGGTGATGGAGGAACACGGCGCGCCTCTTCAGCAATGGGGCGCGGCCGAGTGGCGTTTTCAAATATGGCAAGATGGTTGGACCGGACTTGGCCAAGCGCCTCCGGGAGAGCTTCAACGCCGCTCATGCTGGAGGACCGAACAGCGGCCGGACGCTGATCCTCGAAGACGGCATGGATTTCCAGGCGCTTCAGTTTACGTCCGTGGACCTTCAGTTTCTTGAGCTGCGGCGGCATCAAATTGCGGAGATCGCGCGTGGCTTCCGCATCCCGCTCCATCTGCTGCAAGAGCTTGAGCGCGCCACGCACAACAATGCCGAGAGCATGGGACAACAGTTCCTGTCGCTCACCGTCCTGCCCTGGCTGAAGCTCTGGGAGGGCGCAATCAGCCGCTCGCTTCTGACGGCTGAAGAGCGCCGCGACTACTATGCTGAGTTCCTGGCCGACGACCTGGCGCGGGCCGATCTTGCCGCCCGCTTCGAGGCTTATGCGAAGGCTGTCACGAACGGCATTCTCAACCCGAATGAAGTCAGGACTGCTGAGAACCGCGCGCCTTATCCCGGCGGCGATCAATTCCGCCTGCCGATGAACACCGAAGATCCGAACAAGCCGAAGGACGAGTGATGGAGCACCTCACCCTCGAAGTGAAGTTTGCGACCGGCGATGCCGGGCTTGTCTCCGGCTATGCCTCCCTCTTCGGCCGGCCCGCCGATTACGTGAACGATGTGATCGAGCCGGGAGCCTTTGCGGCGTCCCTGTCGGCTCACGACGTCAGCGGCACCATGCCGTTGATGCTGCGGGAGCACAAAGGCGAGCCAATCGGTGAATGGCTGGAGATCGAGGAAGACGAGATTGGGCTTCGGGTGAAGGGCCGGCTGGACCTCAACACGCCCGGCGGGCGCGAAGTCTATGAGCAAGCGTGTGGGGGCCGAATTGATGGCCTGTCCATCGGATACCGCGCCGTGAAGGCGGATCGCGGACAGGACGGCACCCGCTCACTTCAGGAAATCGAGCTGCACGAGATCAGCCTTGTTCGACGTCCCGCGTCGAGCCGGGCACGTGTGCTGTCGATTAAGTCGGCTCCGGCCAACACTACCGCCGCGAAGGGCGCGGCATCATCCAAGAGGACGACCATGGAAAAGAAGGAAACCGCGCCCGGCGGTAACTCGGGCAATGAGACGGACATCAACGAGCGCGTTGATGGCTTGGCAGAGACGGTTTCGGCCATCGACACCCGCCTGTCGGCGGTGGAAGAAAAGGTTGGTTCCGTAAAGTCCGTTGCTGACAGGATCGAAGCCAAGCTCAACCGTCCCGGCTCCGCCACCGAGACGAAGGCGGCACCGGAGAATGTGGAGGGCAAGGCTTTCACCGTCTTCCTACGTCGCGGCGTCGAGCGCATGGCGGCCGACGAGGTGAAGACCCTCACCGTCGCCAACGATCCTTCGGCTGGCTATCTCGCTCCTGAGACGTTCGGCACCGAGCTCTTCAAGAACATGGTGGAGTTCTCGCCTATCCGGCAATACGCCCGCGTGGTGCAGATCACCGGGCCGGAAATCCGCTACCCGCGCCGCGTCTCCGGCACGACTGCCTATTGGGTGGATGAGATTGAGGACCGCACGGCTTCGGAACCGACCTTCGAGCAAGTGACCCTCACGCCCTGGGAACTGGTAACCTTTACGGAAGTGTCCAACCAGTTGCTTGAGGACAACGCCTATAACTTGGAGCAAGAGCTTCGCCTCGATTACACCGAGAGCTTCGGCAAGAAAGAGAGTGTTGCGTTTGTGAACGGGACTGGCGTGAAGCAGCCGAAAGGCGTCCTGCAGGCTGCGGGCGTTGCCGAGATCAACACCGGTAAGGCTGATGGCTTCGCGGCAACCGATCCGGCTGACGCTCTGGTTCGCATGTACCACGCCCTGCCTACGGCTTACGCCCAGCGCGGCGCGTGGCTCATGAACCGGAATGTCATGGGCACCATGCGTCTCTGGAAGGATGCACAGGGCCGCTACCTCTTGAACGAGCCGATCACCGAAGGGGCACCGATGACGCTTCTCGGCCGGCCGGTCATCGAGGCGGTGGATATGCCTGACGTGGCCGCCAACGCTTTCCCTGTCGACTTTGGCGACTGGTCCGGCTACCGCATCGTGGACCGCATCGGCCTTTCGATCCTCCGCGATCCTTACACCCGCGCCCGGAACGGCATCACGACCTTCCATGCCCGCAAGCGTGTGGGTGGTGACGTGACCCATCCCGACCGCTTCGTGAAGCTGAAGGTGGCGGCCTAACGGCCGCTTCCTCATTCGGAGGGTATCGACATGCGCGACATGCGAAACAGCATCAAAGTGGTCCCTGTGATCGAGCCGGGCGTCTATTCCGGCAAGGCCAACGGCGCGGCCGTGGACACAGCGGGCTATGACTCGCTCACCTTCGCCATCTCCATGGCCGAGGGCGGCAGCTCCAGCGGCTTCGAGCTCGCCATGGAGCACAGTGACAACGGCAAGGAATGGGAGCTTGTCCGGCCTGACAACGTGCTTGGTGAAATCGAGAGCGGTGAACCGTTCGGCTACACCGGCGGCACGACGGGCCAGCGGCGCTATGTGCGTCTTTCCCTCTCCCCGAAGGGCAAGAGCACGAAAGGGACCGGCATTGCCGTGATGGCCATTCTCGGCCATCGGCGCGGAGCTTAGGGCGGCAGTCTTTGAGGCCGATGCGATCAGGCCAACACCGAGAAGTCACCTCCCCGCCGCCCGGCAACGATCTGTTCAGAGAGGTCAAGGTGACGAGATCGCAAGAGGGACCGGGGAGGCGATACCCGGTCCCTCGCATCATTCTGAGAGGACAAGATGAAGCTAACGCTGATCACCCCGCCGGCCGTCGATCCGGTCACACTCGATGAGGTGAAGGATCACCTTCGCATCACGCAAGACTTTGAGGACACCCTACTCACGGACTTCATCCGCACGGCCACACAAAAGCTCGATGGCCGTTATGGTCTGCTTGGCCGCTGCTTGATCAATCAGACTTGGCGCCTGTCGCTCGATCGCTTCAGCCGTGAAATCGTCCTGCCCTTCCCTCCTGTGCAGGCTGTTAACCGGATCTACTACCTCGGCCACGATGGCGAAGAGGTGGACGTGACCGCCACGGATTACCGCGTCTCCGGCCCGTCTGGCTTTGACGGAGCAGCGATCCGCGCGGCGCGCGGACTGGCCTGGCCTGAGACTTACGACACTGAGAGCGCCTTCATCGAGTTCACGGCGGGCTTCGGTGAAACGCCGGCCGATGTGCCTGAGCCGATCCGAACGGCCATCAAAATGCATGTGGGCCACCTCTATGCGAACCGGGAAAGCGTCACTCTCGGCTCCGGTTTCATCACCGAGACGCCGCACGGCTACGAAGACCTGATCCGCGATTATCGACTGTTGGGCTTCTGATCATGCGCGCGGGCATCATGGATCGGCGCATCACGGTTCAGCACTACACGACCGTGGATGATGGATATGGCAACGAGATTCCGACCTGGGCTGATCTGGCAACTGTATGGGCTTCGGTGCAACAGGAAAGCGGCCGGGAGTTCATTCAGGCATCCGCAATCACGCCGGAACGCCGGGTTGTTTTCCGCACCCGCTGGATAGACAGCATCACGACCACGCATCGCGTGATCTATGAGGGACGCCAGCACGACATTCACCAAGTCCGTGAAATCGGACGGCGTGAAGGGCTTGAGCTTCACACGACGGCAACAGGTGCCTAATGCCCTGGTCAGCTCCGAAGCATTGCCCAGCCGGACACCCGCCCTTCCGTGATCGGCGCTGCCCTGTCTGTGCTGCCGCCTCGAAGGCTGCGGCCGATGCCCGTCGTCCCTCTGCCCGCGCACGTGGCTATGACAGCAAGTGGGAACGAGAGAGCAAAGCGTTTCTCGCTCTTCCGCATAACCGCTTCTGTGCCTGCGGCTGCGGACAGGTTGCCGATATGGTCGATCACCGCATTGCTCACAAAGGTGACAAGCTCCTGTTTTGGGACCGCTCCAACTGGCAACCCTACAACCGCCGCTGCAACAGCCGGAAGGCGGTTCGGGAGGAAGGCGCGTTCGGCAACCGGCTCAAGCTCCCCGAGCGTCAGCGCGGAGCTGCATCAAGTGAGATTGGGTTTCACCCGCATTCTCCTGAATGTTCAAAGGAGGCCGGTAGTGCTGAATGATCCAGCTTTCCAGTATGCCGGGTTCGGTGAACGGGATCCAAGCCACACGTGCATTGGCAACGATCCACTCAGACAGTGCGAGTTCACCCTGTCTCTCAAAGGCGAGCTTCCGCCTCACGCCAGTGGTGCGGGCTTGGAGGCCGAGTTCGTTCATCAAAAGGCAGCCAATCGAGCGCCGCAAACTCGAACTTCCAGAAGAGTTGTTGCAGTGGTTCAACAGGCGCTTTCGAAGCCGGGTGGCGATGCCCGTGTAAAGAAACACCATTCCATCTCGGCGGGGCAACTCGTCATGAACAGGGAGCCCAAGCGTGGATGCGAAGAACCATGCATAGATGCCCGGTTCCATGGGAATGGCCTGCTGAAGAGCGCGTATTTCCGCACTGGTCTGCAATGGTCGTTCGTTCAGCAGGTGGTGTGCAATTTGCTCAAGTTCGCTCGACTGCATCCAGCCCTCCCCGATTCGGTGTTCGCGCCACCATACCAAAGGCCAGGGGCATCTTGGAATTTTCGCCTATTCGCCAAGGACCGACGCCCCCATCTTGCGCGCAATCTCTTCGAAAATGGGAGTTTTCTGAAATGAAGGGCCGCAAGCCGAATTTGACCGTCATCGATGGCGGCACGGTTCGGGGCAAATGCCCTTCCGCACCGGCCTGGCTGACCTCACAGGCCAAGGCGGAATGGAAGAGGGCTGCGCCGCAACTGCATGGCCGCAATCTGCTGACCACAGACACGATGGCGACCCTGGAAAGCTATTGCGTCGCGGTGGGGATGGTGCGCGAAGCCGAAGAGATCATGGCCCGTGACGGCCGATTGGTTGAAACCGAGAAAGGCATGTCGCCTCACCCGGCTTTCAAGATGCAAAGCGCCGCAATGCGTGAAGCACGACTACTGGCCGCTGAGCTGGGGCTAACCCCGCACCGTCGCGGCATGAAAAGCAAAGACGAAGGGAAACATGACGATGGCTGGGAGTCCGATCTTCTCGCCTGATCCGGCGCTTTATCCTGATCCGACTGGCAGGGCTGACCGTATCAGCCGCTTTATCCGGCGGCTCAAACTGTGGGAAGGCGACTTTGCCGGACGGCCTTTCCACCTCCACGACTTTCAAGAAGCCATTGTCCGGCGCATTTACGGGCCGAGCACCGACGACAGCGCGCGCCTGGTGCGGATCGCCTGCATTTGGATACCACGTGGCAACGCCAAAACGACGTTGGCCGCTGGGCTTGGCCTGGCTCACTTCCTGGGACCAGAGGCGGAGGCCGGCGGACAGGTTGTCATGGCCGCTGCGGATCGAGAGAACGCTGGCATCGCCTTCAACTCCGCTCACCAGTTAGTTCTGCAGGACGACACCTTATCCTCTCGGGTTCGGGCCATTGAGAGCCGGAAGACTCTTGGCCATCCCAAGACGAAGAGCACCCTGAAGGCTATCTCGAGCGAGGCTTATTCGAAGCACGGCCTGAACGTGTCGTTTTTCCTGGCCGATGAGGTTCACGCCTGGCCGCTGGGTGAGGGCCGGAAGCTCTTCAAAACCGTCACCGACTCCATGGTGAAGCGGTCGCACCCTCTCACGGTGATCATCTCCACGGCCGGCGAAGGGCAAGGCGGCCTTGCCTGGGACTTGTGGCAGTATTCGCACAAAGTGGCGTCTGGCGAGATCGAAGACCCGACCTTTGCACCCATCATCT contains:
- a CDS encoding HNH endonuclease; its protein translation is MAFQRLSILAEAFSETQKLAVWNKGTVIQGYDPRIWRRDMCGYAMKYDKYGVCGEYGWEIDHIRPVAKGGSDDLFNLQPLFWENNRRKGDTFPWYG
- a CDS encoding multiprotein-bridging factor 1 family protein; this encodes MLMITAVQSRMARAALGWGVRDLAREANVGVSTVTRFEAGAEPIPATLDAIRRALEAAGVEFIPENGGGPGVRLRRNASTSSSS
- a CDS encoding DUF927 domain-containing protein; the encoded protein is MRLEHDRFADVPNPMGASEPNGSIPYHDVNPPAEKLAKVAKKEWPFRLTERGVEKRIEARDKELGITTVEWRWFCSRLEVSAETRSSEGEEWGRLLSVTDRDGRVKTWAMPMSMLAGDGTAYRERLLSLGLIMAPGKFARDALHEYISTAQPGDKARCVGRLGWELETFVLPNGAIGDHSNG
- a CDS encoding DUF927 domain-containing protein, which gives rise to MGERIVFQASGAVDHAFRVSGELKDRQDEVARYAVGNSRLVLAISTAFAAPLLYPTDSESGGLHFRGGSSTGKTTALTVAGSVWGGGVRGFVRTWRATSNGLEGICAIHCDSLLCLDELGQVDGREAGAIAYMLSNGIGKSRANRNGEARPAAQWRLLFLSSGEVGLADKIAEDGRGRRVAAGQQVRVVDILADAGAGMGIFENLHGFESADAFARYLKTATNKFYGSACREFLTHLTRDFKGIAPVVIGLRDEFLTAYCPKDADGQVSRVAARFGLVAGGGEMAATFGVLPWSRGEATRAAARCFQDWLAARGGVEPAEEREAIARVRHFIELHGTSRFAPMGNLVPTDSIGSPVELRINNRVGFRRRTDSGGIEYLVLPQSWQSEVCAGMDAGAVAKVLSNRGMLKRGSGGKMQTVARVPGFDKAVRVYLLTPQLFADDQAAEPEYDFG
- a CDS encoding phage major capsid protein, yielding MEHLTLEVKFATGDAGLVSGYASLFGRPADYVNDVIEPGAFAASLSAHDVSGTMPLMLREHKGEPIGEWLEIEEDEIGLRVKGRLDLNTPGGREVYEQACGGRIDGLSIGYRAVKADRGQDGTRSLQEIELHEISLVRRPASSRARVLSIKSAPANTTAAKGAASSKRTTMEKKETAPGGNSGNETDINERVDGLAETVSAIDTRLSAVEEKVGSVKSVADRIEAKLNRPGSATETKAAPENVEGKAFTVFLRRGVERMAADEVKTLTVANDPSAGYLAPETFGTELFKNMVEFSPIRQYARVVQITGPEIRYPRRVSGTTAYWVDEIEDRTASEPTFEQVTLTPWELVTFTEVSNQLLEDNAYNLEQELRLDYTESFGKKESVAFVNGTGVKQPKGVLQAAGVAEINTGKADGFAATDPADALVRMYHALPTAYAQRGAWLMNRNVMGTMRLWKDAQGRYLLNEPITEGAPMTLLGRPVIEAVDMPDVAANAFPVDFGDWSGYRIVDRIGLSILRDPYTRARNGITTFHARKRVGGDVTHPDRFVKLKVAA
- a CDS encoding head-tail connector protein; its protein translation is MKLTLITPPAVDPVTLDEVKDHLRITQDFEDTLLTDFIRTATQKLDGRYGLLGRCLINQTWRLSLDRFSREIVLPFPPVQAVNRIYYLGHDGEEVDVTATDYRVSGPSGFDGAAIRAARGLAWPETYDTESAFIEFTAGFGETPADVPEPIRTAIKMHVGHLYANRESVTLGSGFITETPHGYEDLIRDYRLLGF
- a CDS encoding phage head closure protein, which codes for MRAGIMDRRITVQHYTTVDDGYGNEIPTWADLATVWASVQQESGREFIQASAITPERRVVFRTRWIDSITTTHRVIYEGRQHDIHQVREIGRREGLELHTTATGA
- a CDS encoding GIY-YIG nuclease family protein; the encoded protein is MQSSELEQIAHHLLNERPLQTSAEIRALQQAIPMEPGIYAWFFASTLGLPVHDELPRRDGMVFLYTGIATRLRKRLLNHCNNSSGSSSLRRSIGCLLMNELGLQARTTGVRRKLAFERQGELALSEWIVANARVAWIPFTEPGILESWIIQHYRPPLNIQENAGETQSHLMQLRADARGA
- a CDS encoding phage terminase small subunit P27 family, whose amino-acid sequence is MKGRKPNLTVIDGGTVRGKCPSAPAWLTSQAKAEWKRAAPQLHGRNLLTTDTMATLESYCVAVGMVREAEEIMARDGRLVETEKGMSPHPAFKMQSAAMREARLLAAELGLTPHRRGMKSKDEGKHDDGWESDLLA